TCTACGTATTGTTTGAGTCTATTGGTTGAACACTTGGGCGGGGTAAAATTTTAAGTCTTATATTAGTTAGCGGGGCGGAGACCgtttctggatccgccactgcctTAACCCTTTCCTGCAATTCATCAGCTTCTTCATCCATTTCTTTAGCCTCTTCCCGTCGCCTTTTAGCTGCTTCGCGGCGACTTCGAATCAATGTCTCAAGATATTTGATTGTATCATCCGTAGAACTGCCCACGTCAATGCGGACAGAAAACAAAAATATGATGAGAATTAAATGCAAGACAGGCTTCTTTTTTTTCCATAAGCCCGATTTTCTCAGGCCTAGCCTAGCTAGACAGAAAGGAAGAAAGACACATGAGATACAGTTGTAGTGGAAAGAAAATTGTACCGACAATTGTTGTCTCTGTTCGAATTAAAGAGTGTAATACACGTCAGTCTATGTTGCAAGCGTGGAGAATAATTAATTGTAATCATGGATAGAACAAAGCGTTAATTTCTCCTCGTCGCGGAAGTAAAAAGGAAGGTACAATTTTTTGTCAGTTGCATGCATGCAGTTTTTGGAACTCAGTTAATCAATTAATCCTGACATATTCCACAAATTTAATTCCCAGTTACATAACTCTCACCATTGAACCCCGCGGGGGTGGAGGCATCTTGACATGGTCGTCCTGAGACCGCACGTATACATGGGAATTCGTTAGTGATAACATAGCTATACAATGCATGATCAATTAGATTCGTGTTTTCTTTCATTCCACTCATGACGGTTGCCCTTTTCTAAAAACTGCCGGTTGCCCTGCCGGCCGCTTCCCCATCCCACAACGGCCAACACACCGTGTATTCACCACTAGAGAGGGGGAAATACTTCCCTCCCACATAAATCAACctttcttgttctttttttttttaaaaaatcaatCTTTCTTTATGGAAATTATTGTGCTTAATTGCAGCCTGGAGCATATGGATTACATGAAATCGCTTGATTTTCAGGAGTCCAACCATCTTTTTTGGGCTGGAAAGTCAGCATCAAGTTGGAGTTAACCTTTATCCCATAGAGTGAAAGACAAATACAAACCTCGTAGAGATAATTGGTTCAACAGTCTAAAATAGAACGCTTCTTTTTGCTGCTGTGCCTTCCAGGGTTGAGTGGACCGACGGCGGCGCAACACCGACGGCGGCTGTGCCTTCCAGGGACGCCCAGGCACCTATGGGGGTTGCTGCTGACGGCGTCCCGGCACACAATGCAGCGGCAGATGATGGCCAGGAGGCAGGTGAAGATCGTGATCAGCGCATCAACTGATCATCCATGGTGTTGTGTCGTGTGAAGATCGTGACCAGGCGGACCAACAACAGACGGGGACGACCCTGCGGCCTCGACCACTGGACGCCATGGAGCTCCTGCTGCGGCCGCTCGACGTCGTGGAGGTCCGGTCGCGGCCTCGACGCCCGTCCTCCCCGCACGGCTGCTCGACGCCATGGAGCTCCGGCTGCGGCCGCTGGACGCCGTGGAGGTCCGGTCGCGGCCTCGACGCCCGCCCTCCCCGCGCAGCTGCTCGACGCCATGGAGCTCCGGCTGCGGCCACTGGACGCCGTGGAGGTCCGGTCGCGGCCTCGACGCCCGCCCTCCCTGCGTAGCTGCTCGACGCCATGGAGCTCCGGCCGGTCGCGGCCTCGACGCCCGCCCTCCCCGCACGGCTGCTCGACGCCATGGAGCTCCGGCTGCGGCCGCTGGACGCCGTGGAGGTCCGATCGCGGCCTCGACGCCCGCCCTCCCCGACCCCCGCGCAGCTGGTCGACGCCATGGAGCTCCGGCTGCGGCCGCTGGACGCCGTGGAGGTCCGGTCGCGGCCTCGACGCCCACCCTCCCCGCGCAGCTGCTCGACGCCATGGAGCTCCGGCTGCGGCCGCTGGACGCCTGCCTCCCCGTGCGCGGCCGCTCGACGCCGTGGAGGTCCGACCACGGCCGCTCCACGCCTGGCTCGTGCGTCTTCCTGCGCCGACCCGCCTCGACGCCATGGAGGTTCAGCCGTGGCCCTCCTCCCCGTGCCGGTTCGCCCTCCCCACGCTGGCCTGCGGGAATAAAATATTCCTAgattaatattattttaatacgGCAACGTAGTACATACACGGGAATATAATATATTATGGTAATGTAGTACAATAACGGGAATATAATATGTTACAGTATGGCTTACGCCGTATATATATATACGGCAGCAAGCTATTCACGGGAATAAGCTATTCACGGGAATAAGTTATTCCTGTCTCCACACTAGAAGCTGCGGAGTGCTCGCCTGAATTAATTCGCAGGTAATCCCGCATCCGCTTTGATCGATCTCTCTGCCTATGTTATTTTTTTATGCTAGTAGTAGTACGGTAGTAGGCGGCCCGGCCTAGCCTGACTGAAATCTTCCTCCGGAAGCCTCCCGAGCATGCAGCAATTTATatgtacaatatatatatatattatatgcacTCTCTGCAGCAATATTATATATacaatatatacatattatatgcaCTCTCTGTAGCAATATTATATGAGAATATTATGCTCTTGCTCCTACTTTAATGTTTAATTATAATTTTATTCTCGTTTTTATCATTATTGTAATTTTACTCCTGCTTTATAACTACTCAGACTGATGGCTCAGTTTACTCTTACTTTTAACTCTGTCAGTTATactgaaataaaaaaaattaaaaacaacaAAACCCTTCGATACCCCTTATCCTCCGATACCCtccccaaccccccccccccccccccccccccgtcctcTGCCgtatcccctctctctctcattctcctCACGTCAGCTCCCGCAGCGTGGGTGAAAGGCGTTGTTGGCGAGGCTGAGCTCCCGCAGCGTGGCGGCGCAGGGCGGAGGGGAGgctgaggacgaggacgaggacaggAGCGCGCCGGCGAGGCGGTTGGCGGAGAGGTCGGGTACCCGGAGCATGGGCGCGCTGGCGCAGAGGTCGGGCGCGAGGGGGCCGGAGATGGAGTTGTTGCTGGCGTCGAGGTGGTCCGGGAGGGGGATGCCCTGAAGCGCGCCGTGGAGGAGGTTGGAGGAGAGGTTAGCGGCGCGGATGGTCCCTGGCAAGGCGGCGAGGGCCGCGGCGACGGCGCCCGTGAGCGCGTTCCGGCTGAGGTCGAGGTCCCGGAGGAACGGGAGCGCCGGGGACGGGAGCGAGCCCGCGGGGCCTCGGGCCGGGAGGCGCAATGCGGACACGCGGCCGCCGGCGTCGCAGGAAACGCCGTCCCACGCGCAGCACCcgggggcggaggaggaggaggagggccagAGGAGGGCGTCCGCCGCCGACGTGAGGTTCCCGGCGAAGGCAAGCAGCGCGCGCAGGTCGTCCGGGTGGTAGGGCGCCGGGTCCGGGTTCGCGGCGGCACGCGCCCGCGGGATGAGCAgcggcaggaggaggaggagggggaggagcaggagcagggaaAACACTGttcaagccgaacaagccggcttcTCGCCAGCCGAACCCTGccttagtagtagtaggaggccCGATAGGCGATCGCTAACTGCTAGTGTTTACTACATTTGCAGGATCGATCTGTCATCGGTGATCGACCACCAAAATGGAGGTGCTCGGGAATGCGGCGAACATTCTGCAGCTGCTCGGGCCGGTCCAGTTCCTCATCACCATGGCCGACAACTACCTGCGGTTGTCACAGAACAAGAAGGAATGCCTCGAGCTCGAGCTGCGCGTGGGGAAGCTGAAGGAGATCATCGGGTGGCCAACCCCTTGCTGGAGCCTAGTGCAGCAGAAGGAGCCGAGGCTCGAGGCTCTGGTGAGCAGCGCGCTCCGCGAGGCAGACGGCCTCGCCAACTCTTACAGGAACGGCACGGTTTGGTTCCTGGTCCGGACGGGCAGGAGCATGACCCAGCAGTTCCGTGACCTGCGCAACAGGATCGACTCCTACTGTGCCCTCATCATCTCCCTCAACGCCTGCCAACTCATCGCACAGCCGGGACCTCTTACTGCTCCGTTACTTGTCAGGTGAATACTGAAACTATACTGATTGCTTACGTTGCCTACGTGCTAGTGCTATGTTGTTCAGTACCAGTAATAACTCGATGTGGCTCGGTGTAAATTAACGGCCGGCAATTAATCTAATTAAACGCGTGCGTGTTATGGACTTATGACAATTCAGGGTTGAGAGGAACGAAGGCGGCGCAACACCGACGGCGGCTGTGCCTTCCAGGGACGCCGAGGCACCTATGGGGGTTGCTGCTGACGGCGTCCCGGCACACAATGCAGCGGCAGATGATGGCCAGGAGGCAGGTGAAGATCGTGATCAGCGCATCAACTGATCATCCATGGTGTTGTGTCGTGTGAAGATCGTGATCAGACGTGTGTGAGGTGAAACAGGAAAAGGGAATTGTTGTCACCGTGAAATTGAAAGCACAATCCTTGTCATTTCCGTCCACAGAAATCAGCCTTGATTTGTAACGTATTTGTTGACGTTTAAGAGAgatagtagattgatttgttgtgTTTCGACGATTGGATAGATTGAAATTCAATCGGCCATGCATCATTTATTTTATAAGGGGTAGGGATGGTCTTATCCCATAGAAAAACCAATATGGTACTATTATCATGTCGCTTTACGAAGTTTTTATTAGATTGAACCAAAACTGTCATGGGTCTATTTAAATGGGTTATTTAGATTCATGTTATTATAATTTTTGATGTTCGGAGAAACGTCATTACTATTCACATATTTTAAAacatgccattacaattcttcgtttCCCACAAATATGCCACAGAATACGAATGGACACGATCTAAACCCAGCTGAAGacgtatacgaagacgtatatAATACGAATGGACATGACCTAGGTCCAGCTGAAACGTATATTTCAGCCTCGTCTTTTTTTACCGGGCGTGACCATTTTACCACCGTCTCCTTTTACCTTACGCTCTGCTTCTCACGGTCACGGTAATTTCTCCTCTCCCCCGTTCTCTCTCCGTCTCGACCGCTGTCCCCGGCTGGCAGCGCGCCCCGGCGGCCGCGCCTCCGGCGGGCTGCGCCCGGTGGGCACGAGCTCCGGCGGCCGCACCCCGTCTCTACCCCGGCGAACGCGCCCTATCTCGTGTCCCCGGCAGCCACGCCCCTAGCGACCGCGCCCCCCGGCGGGCAGCGCCCTGGCGGCCGAGGCGTCTCGTCGGCCCTCGCCGCCCCTGCCGGCCCCGGCGGCGGTCCTCGCGGCTCCGGCTGGCCTCGGTGGCGGCCCTCGCTGGCCCCGGTGGGCTGTGCCACTGTGGCCGCGCCTCCGGCGGTCTGCACCCCGGCGAGCCGCGCTCCCATCGGCCGCGACCCCGATGTCCGCGCCAGGATTCAAGAGATTTGTGATTTTATTTTCGCGGCTCTGCGTTCTTGTGTTTTCTGTGTGTTTTTCTCCTCTCCTGTTCGTCCTTCAATTGGTCGATTTAAGAGCGTTTTTGTTCGTTCTTTTTGAGTCGATTCGAGCAAGGATATGTGCTGATCAAATCCCCCAAGTGATTCAACTAATTTGGTACGAGCTCGTAGATCGATCCAATTTTCGGTTTAGGGTGAAAACCCCCGTTCTTGCCCCAAATCTTGCATTTCCTAGAGTTTAAGCTGACATTGGGCGATGATCTCTTAGAGTATGCTCACCAACTCCCTTGTGATGGTCTGTGCAATGTTTGGGAGCGATTCGTTTTGATTTCGACCGGTTTCGTCGATTTTTGTGCTCGCCCCTTCTCTGTTCGTGCGCTCGTGTTCGTTCTGTTCTTGCGTTCGAGCTCCAGATGGCCGCATCGGTGTGGGCTTCGTTGGTCACCGATGCAGTCAGGCTCAGCGCCTAGCAGTGCCCCGCCGAAGCCTCTGTAGCTGCTTTGCCTCTGCCGTTCTTCCGTCCCCCCACTCCGATTCCTCTGTTCCCCTGCCTATACTGCTAACACTAACACACACGAACACCCCAAAGAAGAATCCGGGAGACGCCCACGCCACCCCCTGCGCGCTCGGCCGCCGTTGCGCTAGCTTCTCCGCCGCGACCAGGTGCGCCCGTGAGCTCGGCCACCCCCGGCGGCGGCTCGGCATGGAGAGCGCCCACGGGGAGCCCGACTCCTCTCTACCATCTTCAGTTTTTTGTTCGGATTTTAATTTGTTTCCCCCACGGTTTTGGGTGGATTATCGAAGGCTTCGAGCTCGCGACCAACCCGACGAAGCCATGGCGTGCTTTGAGAAAACCAAAGGAAGCGAAAAATGTAGTGAAGAGTTGGCAGTGTCGTGGTGTATGAGACTAGCAGGGCTCTGCCTCCAGTCCCCAGCAGGAGTCCGCAAGGAGGGTTCAGAACGGAATGAAGCTCATCGGCGTCCTTACTGCAGAAAGCGCGGCAGATTTGGCGTTATTAGTTTTATTGGCGTTGGCAGTGACCGCAGCTGAAGGGTGAGTGTCAATCTCTTAGTTCCCAAATCGAACACTCTCAGTTTATCTTGCTTCTATTTTTTCAGCTCATATATAGTTTATCGGAAGAAGTGCATATGGGTGTGGCCGTGTGGGAGTGAATCTCTGATCTCTGACCGGCCGGAGAGGAGCGGAGGCACAAAGGCTGGGGTGCAAGGGAAGTTTTTTTTAGGGTAAACAGTAGGAGAGGGCTCCTACTGCGAATTTTTATAAAATTTTGTGAAAGTAGAATGTGCAAAAAGAAGCGTTCTATTTTAGACTGTTGAACCAATTATCTCTATGAGGTTTGTATTTGTCTTTCACTCTATGGGATAAAGGTTAACTCCAACTTGATGCTGACTTTccaacccaaaaaagatggttggACTCCTCTGAAAATCAAGCGATTTCATGTAATCCATATGCTCCAGGCTGCAATTAAGCACAATAATTTCCATAAAGAAAGATTGATCTTTTTTAAAAGAACAAGAAAGGTTGATTTATGTGGGAGGGAAGTATTTCCCCCTCTCTGGTGGTGAATACACGGTGTGTTGGCCGTTGTTGGATGGGGAAGCGGCCGGCAGGGCAACCGGCAGTTTTTAGAAAAGGGCAACCGTCATGAATGGAATGAAAGAAAACACGAATCTAATTGATCATGCATGGTATAGCTATGTTATCACTAACGAATTCCCATGTATACGTGCAGGTCTCAGGACGACCATGTCAAGATGCCTCCACCCCCGCGGGGTTCAATGGTGAGAGTTATGTAACTGGGAATTAAATTTGTGGAATATGTCAGGATTAATTGATTAACTGAGTTCCAAAAACTGCAAGCATGCAACTGACAAAAATTTGTACCTTCCTTTTTACTTCCGCGACGAGGAGAAATTAACGCTTTGTTCTATCCATGATTACAATTAATTATTCTCTACGCTTGCAACATAGACTGACGTGTATTACACTCTTTAATTCGAACAGAGACAACAATTGTCGGAACAGGATCTTCGTAGCATTCATCGGTACAATTTTCTTTCCACTACAACTGTATCTCATGTGTCTTTCTTCCTTTCTGTCTAGCTAGGCTAGGCCTGAGAAAATCAGGCTTCTGGAAAAAAAGAAGCCTGTCTTGCATTTAATTCTCTTCATATTTTTGTTTTCTGTCCACATTGACGCGGGCAGTTCTACGGATGATACAATCAAATATCTTGAGACATTGATTCGAAGTCGCTGCGAAGCATCTAAAAGGCGACGGGAAGAGGCTAAAGAACTGGATGAAGAAGCTGATGAATTGCAGGAAAGGGTTAAGGTTCTCAAGCAGGTAATTAATTTCCCGTCGACCTTCCCCCCACGCTCGACGACAACAGCAACAACAACCAAGCctgtcagtcccaagcaagttggggcagGCTAGAGTTTAGGCACGTCGATAGCcgtttttcaagcactcctattcagACACAGATCTCGTATATCACATTCTTTAAAATCTCTTCTTATTGCCTCCCCCATGTTAATTTCGCCCTTCCTCTGCCTCTCCTCACATTATATCTTGACTTAGAACTCCAATGCACCGGTGCCTCTCAAGATCtcatttggacatggccaaaccttCTCCCCACGCTCGACACATAATATTGTGTAGGTAGCTGCTACAATTGTGCCGTGTATGTATAGAAGTAGAGATTTTTTTTTGTATGGTTGTTAAAAAGGTATCAAGAGTAAAATTACAACTTGCTCTGTAGAAGGTACAATATTTTTTTGTGTGTATTTCTCAAGTTGTAATTGATGGAGTAGCAATGCATGCATGAATAGTTGTCCTGTTAATAGATGAA
Above is a genomic segment from Miscanthus floridulus cultivar M001 chromosome 3, ASM1932011v1, whole genome shotgun sequence containing:
- the LOC136543305 gene encoding phytosulfokine receptor 2-like, coding for MTDRSCKLFSLLLLLPLLLLLPLLIPRARAAANPDPAPYHPDDLRALLAFAGNLTSAADALLWPSSSSSAPGCCAWDGVSCDAGGRVSALRLPARGPAGSLPSPALPFLRDLDLSRNALTGAVAAALAALPGTIRAANLSSNLLHGALQGIPLPDHLDASNNSISGPLAPDLCASAPMLRVPDLSANRLAGALLSSSSSSASPPPCAATLRELSLANNAFHPRCGS
- the LOC136545177 gene encoding uncharacterized protein, coding for MEVLGNAANILQLLGPVQFLITMADNYLRLSQNKKECLELELRVGKLKEIIGWPTPCWSLVQQKEPRLEALVSSALREADGLANSYRNGTVWFLVRTGRSMTQQFRDLRNRIDSYCALIISLNACQLIAQPGPLTAPLLVRVERNEGGATPTAAVPSRDAEAPMGVAADGVPAHNAAADDGQEAGEDRDQRIN